A genomic segment from Pirellulales bacterium encodes:
- a CDS encoding VWA domain-containing protein: QRMRQSLLLFLQLLLLAIVALALLRPNWEGGRLAGDRYIFLVDNSASMNATDVVPTRLDEAKRRVEQLLDQMDSGSKGMIISFSDTAQVEQSYTDNVQELRRALAAIRPTIHSTSLDEALRLAAGLANPSTSIEIGNAQLAEPLPAKLYILSDGRFPDVRGFSLGNLEPEFVPIGMADAANVGIIAFTTGRSELHPDQLQAFARLENHGAEPVTVNLELYLDGQLLDARHSKIAAGEAASEAFGLGSVDRGVLRLAVTTPDVFMQDNQAWAVINPSRRARVLLVTSGNEPLQRALTVPSAQQWAEVTEIKPDALKNPEQKKLAAAGAFDLVIYDRCRPEQMPQANTWFIGAVPPLADWSASDPVVQPQIIDSDRSHPITQGIELGDVDVLEGRPLKAPPGATRLIDSNKGILMAISPREGFEDAVLGIDLLKTDEHGEAYANTNWPIKLSFPLFVSNLLQYFGRNQQASAGASYHPGQPVVLRSDSAAPLVVRTPSGESAEIPRSRQSTFNFAQTDQLGVYEVREAGKATQQFAVNLFDSRESDIRARTEGSIKIGFSEVTAQSRWEPARREIWKFLLVLALGVLLFEWYIYNRRVYL, from the coding sequence GGCAGCGGATGCGGCAGAGCTTGCTGTTGTTTCTGCAACTCCTCCTGCTGGCGATCGTGGCCCTGGCCCTTCTGCGGCCAAATTGGGAAGGGGGACGACTGGCCGGCGATCGCTACATCTTTCTCGTCGATAACTCGGCCAGCATGAACGCGACCGATGTCGTCCCCACGCGGCTGGACGAAGCCAAGCGCCGCGTCGAGCAATTGCTCGATCAGATGGACTCCGGCAGCAAGGGCATGATCATCAGCTTTTCCGACACGGCCCAGGTCGAGCAGAGCTACACCGACAACGTTCAGGAACTGCGCCGCGCGTTGGCCGCGATTCGGCCGACGATTCACTCCACGTCGCTCGACGAGGCGCTGCGGCTGGCGGCCGGCCTGGCCAACCCGAGCACGAGCATCGAGATCGGCAATGCCCAGTTGGCGGAGCCGCTCCCCGCCAAACTCTATATCCTGAGCGACGGCCGGTTTCCCGACGTGCGTGGGTTTTCGCTGGGGAATCTCGAACCGGAGTTCGTGCCGATCGGTATGGCCGACGCGGCGAACGTCGGCATCATCGCCTTCACCACCGGCCGCAGCGAGCTTCATCCCGATCAATTGCAGGCCTTTGCCCGGCTGGAGAACCATGGCGCCGAGCCCGTCACGGTGAACCTGGAGCTGTATCTCGACGGGCAGTTGCTCGACGCCCGGCACTCGAAGATCGCCGCGGGTGAGGCTGCCAGCGAGGCCTTCGGTCTGGGCTCGGTCGATCGAGGCGTGCTACGGCTGGCGGTGACGACGCCGGACGTTTTCATGCAAGATAATCAGGCCTGGGCGGTCATCAATCCGTCGCGGCGGGCGCGAGTGCTCTTGGTCACGTCCGGAAACGAACCGTTGCAGCGGGCGCTGACGGTCCCATCGGCGCAGCAGTGGGCGGAAGTGACTGAAATCAAGCCCGACGCGCTAAAGAATCCCGAGCAAAAAAAACTGGCGGCAGCCGGAGCGTTTGACTTAGTGATCTACGACCGCTGCCGGCCGGAGCAGATGCCGCAGGCCAATACCTGGTTTATCGGGGCCGTGCCGCCGCTGGCCGATTGGTCGGCGAGCGATCCGGTCGTTCAGCCGCAAATTATCGACAGCGACCGCAGCCATCCGATCACGCAAGGGATCGAATTGGGCGACGTGGATGTTCTGGAAGGCCGGCCGCTCAAAGCACCCCCTGGCGCCACCCGGCTGATCGACAGCAACAAGGGAATACTCATGGCGATCAGCCCGCGAGAAGGGTTTGAGGACGCCGTGCTGGGGATCGACTTGCTCAAGACGGACGAGCATGGCGAGGCGTATGCCAATACCAATTGGCCGATCAAACTGAGCTTTCCGTTGTTTGTCTCGAATTTGCTGCAATATTTCGGGCGCAATCAGCAGGCCTCGGCAGGGGCGAGTTATCATCCCGGTCAGCCGGTGGTGCTACGGAGCGATTCGGCAGCGCCGCTGGTCGTTCGGACCCCATCCGGGGAGTCGGCCGAAATCCCGCGGAGCCGGCAGAGCACGTTCAACTTTGCCCAGACGGATCAATTGGGCGTTTATGAGGTCCGCGAGGCCGGGAAGGCGACTCAGCAGTTCGCGGTGAACCTGTTCGACTCCCGGGAAAGCGACATCCGCGCCCGGACCGAGGGTTCGATCAAGATCGGGTTCAGCGAGGTGACGGCCCAAAGCCGCTGGGAGCCGGCTCGCCGCGAGATATGGAAGTTTTTGCTGGTTCTGGCTCTAGGCGTGCTGTTATTCGAGTGGTATATCTACAACCGCCGAGTGTATTTGTAG